From the genome of Streptomyces sp. NBC_01317, one region includes:
- a CDS encoding SCO6880 family protein, whose protein sequence is MTTQAHPIAPRRTYLIGRARPNAIVGKNRETGEIALIIGGAFLGMMCGLLVPVLSLRIVTLMGFPLIALAAVYVPYKHRTFYKWFEINRSFKRTLRNGTTYRSAAMESGTSLDGREVEIGPPPGIGRINWLAAPFGPDEIAVLLHADRRTVTAAIEIEGPGVGLRDSEDQEALVDRFGTLLKHVANGDGFVTRIQMLARTLPADPDAHAKDVAQRGDHASPGWLQESYDQLQSMVSTSSEQHRAYLVACMHFTRELAAEAQAMARAARHASGTRKLDKDAGLAVVMARELTDICARLAEADIRVRQPLGQGRLASLVHSMYDPDHPIDHIQAMTKRNAWPAELDAMEPTYLQAKTRESSTRAPWCHSTAWVKEWPMTPVGVNFLAPLLVHTPDVIRTVSVTMDLEPTEVAIERMLTEKTNDDAEASRAAKMNRTVDPRDIAAHGRLDQRGEDLASGAAGVNLVGYITVSSRSPEALARDKRTIRASAGKSYLKLEWCDREHHRAFVNTLPFATGIRR, encoded by the coding sequence TTGACGACCCAGGCCCACCCGATCGCACCACGCCGCACGTATCTCATCGGCCGCGCCCGGCCCAACGCGATCGTCGGCAAGAACCGCGAGACCGGCGAGATCGCGCTCATCATCGGCGGCGCGTTCCTCGGCATGATGTGCGGCCTGCTCGTCCCGGTCCTGTCCCTGCGGATCGTGACGCTGATGGGCTTCCCGCTCATCGCCCTGGCCGCCGTGTACGTGCCGTACAAGCACCGCACGTTCTACAAGTGGTTCGAGATCAACCGCAGCTTCAAACGGACCCTCCGCAACGGCACCACCTACCGCTCCGCCGCCATGGAGTCCGGTACGAGCCTCGACGGCCGCGAGGTCGAGATCGGCCCGCCCCCCGGCATCGGCCGCATCAACTGGCTCGCCGCGCCCTTCGGCCCCGACGAGATCGCCGTCCTGCTGCACGCCGACCGCCGCACCGTCACCGCCGCCATCGAGATCGAGGGCCCCGGCGTCGGCCTGCGCGACAGCGAGGACCAGGAAGCCCTCGTCGACCGCTTCGGCACCCTCCTCAAGCACGTCGCCAACGGGGACGGCTTCGTCACCCGCATCCAGATGCTCGCCCGTACGCTCCCCGCCGACCCCGACGCCCACGCCAAGGACGTCGCCCAGCGCGGCGACCACGCGTCCCCGGGCTGGCTCCAGGAGTCGTACGACCAGCTCCAGTCGATGGTCTCCACCTCCAGCGAGCAGCACCGCGCCTACCTCGTCGCCTGCATGCACTTCACCCGCGAACTGGCCGCCGAGGCCCAGGCCATGGCCCGCGCCGCCCGCCACGCCTCCGGGACGCGGAAGCTCGACAAGGACGCCGGCCTCGCCGTGGTCATGGCCCGCGAGCTGACCGACATCTGCGCCCGCCTCGCCGAGGCCGACATCCGGGTACGCCAGCCCCTCGGCCAGGGCCGCCTCGCCTCCCTCGTGCACTCGATGTACGACCCCGACCACCCCATCGACCACATCCAGGCCATGACGAAACGGAACGCCTGGCCGGCCGAGCTGGACGCGATGGAGCCGACGTACCTCCAGGCCAAGACCCGCGAGTCCTCGACCCGCGCCCCCTGGTGCCATTCCACCGCCTGGGTGAAGGAGTGGCCGATGACGCCGGTCGGCGTGAACTTCCTGGCCCCGCTCCTCGTCCATACCCCGGACGTCATCCGTACGGTCTCGGTGACCATGGACCTGGAGCCGACCGAGGTCGCCATCGAGCGGATGCTGACGGAGAAGACCAACGACGACGCGGAGGCGAGCCGCGCCGCCAAGATGAACCGCACCGTCGACCCGCGCGACATCGCCGCGCACGGCAGGCTCGACCAGCGGGGTGAAGATCTCGCCAGCGGTGCGGCAGGGGTGAACCTCGTCGGGTACATCACAGTGTCGTCCAGGTCGCCCGAGGCCCTGGCCAGGGACAAGCGGACCATCAGGGCCTCGGCCGGCAAGTCGTACCTCAAGCTGGAGTGGTGCGACCGAGAGCACCACCGTGCCTTCGTGAACACCCTGCCGTTCGCGACCGGCATCCGCCGCTGA